A genomic window from Eleginops maclovinus isolate JMC-PN-2008 ecotype Puerto Natales chromosome 9, JC_Emac_rtc_rv5, whole genome shotgun sequence includes:
- the LOC134870049 gene encoding small ribosomal subunit protein eS27-like: protein MSDRDLFHPSLAKERRKHKKKRQVQSPNSYFMDVKCTGCYKITTIFSHAQTVVPCGGCSLILCQPAGGKCRLTEGCAFRKKYS, encoded by the exons ATGTCT GACAGGGATCttttccaccccagtctggccaaggagaggaggaaacacaagaagaagaggcAAGTGCAGAGTCCCAACTCCTACTTCATGGATGTTAAATGCACAG GCTGCTATAAGATCACTACCATCTTCAGCCATGCTCAGACGGTGGTGCCATGTGGTGGCTGCTCTCTAATCCTGTGCCAACCAGCAGGGGGGAAATGCAGACTAACAGAAG GTTGTGCCTTCAGAAAGAAATATTCctga
- the LOC134869470 gene encoding ras-related protein Rab-8A — protein MAKTYDYLFKLLLIGDSGVGKTCVLFRFSEDAFNSTFISTIGIDFKIRTIELDGKKIKLQIWDTAGQERFRTITTAYYRGAMGIMLVYDITNEKSFDNIKNWIRNIEEHASADVERMVLGNKCDVNEKRQVSKDRGEKLALEYGIKFMETSAKANINVENAFLTLARDIKAKMDKKLEGNNPQGSSQGVKITEQPKKSSFFRCSLL, from the exons ATGGCGAAGACTTACGATTACTTGTTTAAACTACTTTTAATCGGCGATTCAGGCGTCGGAAAGACCTGTGTGCTATTCAGATTTTCAGAAGATGCCTTCAACTCCACGTTTATCTCTACTATAG gTATTGATTTCAAGATCAGAACAATAGAATTAGATGGCAAGAAGATCAAGCTACAGATATG GGATACAGCAGGACAGGAGAGGTTCAGGACCATCACGACAGCGTACTACAGAGGAGCCATG GGCATCATGTTAGTGTATGACATAACCAATGAGAAGTCCTTTGACAACATTAAGAACTGGATACGGAATATAGAAGAG CATGCTTCAGCAGATGTGGAGAGGATGGTCCTGGGGAACAAATGCGACGTCAATGAAAAGCGACAGGTGTCCAAAGACCGAGGGGAGAAG CTGGCGCTCGAGTACGGTATCAAGTTCATGGAGACGAGTGCAAAGGCGAACATCAACGTGGAGAAT GCCTTCCTAACCCTCGCCAGAGACATCAAAGCAAAAATGGACAAGAAGCTG gagGGCAACAACCCGCAGGGCAGTAGTCAGGGAGTGAAGATTACAGAACAGCCGAAGAAGAGCAGCTTCTTCCGCTGCTCGCTGCTGTGA